The sequence below is a genomic window from Wyeomyia smithii strain HCP4-BCI-WySm-NY-G18 chromosome 1, ASM2978416v1, whole genome shotgun sequence.
ACGAAGATGAGGAGCTCTTGGAGTTTAAAACCCAAGATAATTGTCCGCCAACACCATACGAAGAATGCTTGGACCTAAATATATTTGAGACATTGGTACAACAAGAACGTATGTTGGAATCTCAAACAAAAGAGTGTGCGGAGAAAGATGGAAACAGTTTAAATTTCATTGGTAAGCGctgaaaaactttaaaatagtgcagcaattattatttattatcttCAGATGGAAGCTCATCGCCAAAAAAGTTGGAAAATGCAGATGCATGCTGCTGTCCTGCGGTAACGCCAACAGGGGGTCACCATATCGGTGATTCATGTGGATCTTCTGCCTCTTCCGCACCTTGTTCCGGAGTTCGTCGTAAAGCAAAAGGTACGGCAACTTCACTAGAAGAACCGGTAACAAATGGCACGAAGAAAAAAGTTCGCTCGAATGGATCGCTTAAATCATCTCCGTCGCAAGATTATCTTCAAATTTGGCCTTCCCCGTCTAGTACCAGCAACGAACAGAGGAATGAAGATAGTTCATCGAATCAGCAGAAGACCACTAGTCCAGCTGTCCAAGTGCATCGGCCCCTAGAGAGGTCGTGGCCACCGAAACAGCAACACCGCAAACAGCAAGCTTTTTCGCAACAGGAGCAGGGATCTGAGGAATTTTCCTTTGACATAATTGATACAGATGAGCAGTGCTATCCTTTGACAGGCCCGGAAAGTGGAGCAGGCGGGACGGATTTTGTTCCTGGAGAGTTTTTCGAACAAAGTCCAAAGCAAATGCGTCACGAAAAAGTTGCCCGTGTAGTTAAACAATCCCTGGAGGGGATAACTGAAAGTGCTCCGTTGGCTACACCTGAGACTGACGGAAGTTTATCCGAGCATACACCGCTTAGGCTCGGAAGACTGGAACAAAACGTTAACTCGGATATTGATTGTGCTAACGAAGCTACCGTTGAAATGAGTAATCAAACCAAAGCTCCACTGAGGAAAGCCATTCCAAAACCGGAATTTaattttccggataatcaatATGTCCAACCATCATCCAGTTCCAATGAACCAGTGGAAACGTCGAATGATATACGAATAATTAAACCTCACAAACCTCTGGTCAGAATTTTATCGAACGGTAGAGGGAAAAATGCGAGTAACGGTCCCGTAAATTCCGGCGAGCTGCTAGTGTTAGATGCCATGAAAGCAAGTCATATTATATTTCCCGTTCAGAACTTGTCTCCTTGTGCAAGAAGTCCCCCGTCAGGGTCATCAACTCGATCGGGGTCGCCACTGGAGCACCATTCACCCGATCGCCATTCACCGGTTATAATGCATCCCAAACCGGTGCGTCCACAGCCCCGTCCGTTGACCAGGGTAGGTTGCGGACGTAATGATCTCATTTGTCCACCAACGCCCACCCATCACGCTCGGCGACTTCGAGTATTAGCAGAAAACTTTGGTCCTCCTGACCTACGAACTAGAAATGTGTTCTCACCGGAAATAGTAATATCTCCGGAAACTACAAGATACAACGAATTAGTTGCGGTGACGGGAAATCGAGTTGATCAGCTGCAGGTGGCTGAAGGTCACGAAGACGAAACGGAAACTGATTCACCCATGCGACACTTGACCAGCACGAGATTGCCCTCAATCCCAGAGCGAGCTAGGGGAGCTCTTGCTGATCCTGATGAACCTCTGCCGCCTGCTTGGGAAGCTCGTATGGATAGTCatggccgaatattttatatcgATCATGCTACCCGAACAACATCTTGGCAAAGGCCGGGCGCACATTCTGGTATTTCCGGACCGGATCAGCATCGACAGCAATTGGATCGTCGTTATCAATCGATAAGGAGAACTATTTATGACCGACGAGAAGGGAGTATGAGCCGTAGTCCGCCTAGGTTCGGTTATGATTCTATTAATCCACGTCAAGGAGCGTCGGCTATTGCTGTCGCGATCAATACTGCTCAAATCGAGAGTCTACAGTTGGACCGAACGGCCCACCCAGCGTTACTGATGATCTGCCGAGCAAACTTCTACTCCATGCTACATACTAACACTGATGCTATCTTGATCTACAATCGTAACGCCGCCCTAAAACACATGGTTTCTCGAGTGCGAAGAGACCCGGGCTGCTTCGGGCGTTACCAACACAACCGAGATTTGGTGGCTTTGGTTAATTGCTTTGCATCACCGGATAAAGATCTTCCAACGGGTTGGGAAACTAAAGTAGATCAAAGCGGTAAACAGTTCTTTATTGATCATGCCAATCGAAGAACTTCGTTCATGGATCCCCGGGTTCCTACGGATTGCCCACGAGCGCGCCATAGACCGGAGCAGTTGATTACTGCCACACAAACGGCACCGGCAGTTGATATTGCTCCGATCCCACCACCCAGACCGCCGGCGCTGCCACGGTTGAGTATCGGATCGCCTGAGATTCCGGTTGCCTATAACGATAAGGTGTGGTTACACGTTTTCTGTAGTTTTTCCAGTGGTTTTTAATGTTCCGTTTTTTTTCTATGGGATAGGTGGTTGCCTTTCTTCGTCAGCCAAATATTCTTGAAATTCTTCGGGAACGTCATGGGGCTGCGGCGTGTTCACGCAATTTGCGGGATAAAATCAACTCGATTAGAGTGGAGGGGACGACTGCACTCGATCGACTTAGTCATGACTTGCAGTTGACGATACTGTTGAGGTGAGTTAGTTTTCTATtcttttgctttgctttataaggtttggaaagaaaagatCGTTTAAAGGAAACATCTTCTATGTTCTTTATTAAGTTAAATGAGTAAATGCGATTGGTTAAAATGTAGTGACAAAGACACCGAGCATACATTATTGACCCAGGATATTATGAGGATTATCGGAATAGCCCTCCGAAACTCGACAATTCTGTTtgcgtgaatatttttttgaacgtaCTGGAATATATAGAAAAATGTTAATACTACTAAAAAATAATGTTAataatacttaaaataaaaagtagGACCTGTTCGATAGACCTTTTCAATGTTTTCACAATAtgcatatattttgttactaaTGCAGTTCTGTCTTTTCTTCCTCACCTGTATATACCTCATTGCCATCATATTTGTTATTGAGTCCCATTGTCACTACTCACTGGATATCAATAGGTATGGAGAATGGTTTGAGTCTCAGATTTTAAGGCTTTTATTCTTACACCTTTATCTGAAAGCTGACAGCGGGTAATAATGGGGTCGAGCCCAGGACTTGAGTTCAATGTTATTCACTGTTACTCGATATAGGGATGCCATTAGCTCGGCATAGACCATCGCACCGAATCTTTTTAACCTAACTTTTTTGACAGACAGATAACGAGACGGAGAGAGGAAGAGAAAAAGGGAGAGAGGTGGAGACAGAGGGAGAaaaagagggagagagagagagaaattgaGGGAGGGAGAGATTAAGAGAGGGAGGGTTTGAGAAAGGGAGAGAGAAGAAGAGTGAGGGGGGAGAGAGGAGAGAGGAGAGTGAAGAGAGGGAGAAAAAGAGACAAAGAGAGAGActgggagagagagagagagggagagaaagatagaaagggagagagagagagacagaaagagagagggagagagagacagaaagggagagagagatggagagacagacagagaggTAGAGAGGGAGAaaggggagagagagagagagagaatatTGTGTAGATTAACGAATCTCGTTATTTCgactttttattactttttgtcatttttaatcgATTACGCTCAGAGACTTCTCCCGATTACTGGTCACAAATGATAAGTATATCCAGTACCGAGTTTAGAATATACAATAAGTGttcaaataaatatttgttCAGCTGCTCAAGACGTagcattgaaaacaaaacagcgattggTTTATGTTTCCCTCAACgcgtggcactaacacattcgcacgtaaataggtctatagaCCATTTTATGAACTGACAAGTGTCACTGAACCTGCTGACAATGATTTTACGTGCGTTATATTAACGGTTCCGTGCTTtccgtcaaaatttcattcatgaattaagATCAGAAacatctcgtaaaatggtctataacgtttgcggtaaaaaaattgacttttttaagatggtgatgaaaaaaaactaagacagataattgagttggatgaatttcttattattattttatcttatttgcaaaaaaatctacgcccttgcgagcggccttccggcagttaaccggaacatatgccatggcggacgaaaacatgcgtgtaggcacgtttttaagctctttcttcgtttttttttttattaattcctgttCCGTTTAATCGACAAAattgggggacgttgggcggatttgccgacttcggtaccacatcgatattcagccgctccatctcctccaacgatcgcttcgagtagtgggccgacgccaaatctggccagaacaccgtgccTTCGCCATTCTGTAATATTCCCCGTTCACGgtcagcccggagcgaaagaagagtggCTTTGACATcctcacagcagcaccttcttggggaacttggtgtgtgaaataaatttcacctcggagctcacttccttcgtgggagaagtgaaatacgaagtggcctgccagtcgttgccatccagggtgagataggtctcgtcgtccatctcCACTTCCACGTCGctattcgccgggaaaatcgacttagccactttccctcggtctttctcttcagcatcctttgaagcttcctGTCGCTCAAAGTTgtccgtccggaaccgggcctTCTTTTggtgctctgatcgttgtccaatagtgttgtagatgccggaacgggcatactcagcgtccacaaagtgccgcacgatgtccgtttttgacgcggcggggtaccgttctttgataTAGTATAAGAAGACTATGACAAAAATGTGCAGAAACCATAGAAACATTGCTAATATCTGTGAATCTATAAACATCTGAAGAAGAAGATATCTGTATTGGTAGCGAAAAATAGGCAAAAAACACACGCTTTTTGGTTGTAACGTAGATATTCGTCAAGAAGCGAATGTCATTGGGAATGGTATTTCCCATTGTTTAATGGCGCATGAAGATATTTCAACCGAAAACTCGGAAGATGTGTAAAAATCTACCGAATATTGCGTTTTATACATTGTTTTCAAAGTTCTACGATATCAATGTTAACAAACAAAAGCCCTTAAAATCTGGTATTCAAACCATTCTCCGTATCTATTTAAATTCGATTGCATCTAATATTCCTGCAGTATAGATTGTCAAAAAAATGGTATGTGTGGCTAGAGCTAAGGTTTTATTACTCAACATTCATAAAACGCGAAAAAATGTTCATCACtcttgcaattttgaatttttcaaaaaataatcg
It includes:
- the LOC129718843 gene encoding E3 ubiquitin-protein ligase HECW2 isoform X1, which produces MSEGKSVSPMAEKLFYSLTNAEASTSENEFDPVHHVEPTRSEEGEELEGAVGVVAEAGCVAKDEDEDEELLEFKTQDNCPPTPYEECLDLNIFETLVQQERMLESQTKECAEKDGNSLNFIDGSSSPKKLENADACCCPAVTPTGGHHIGDSCGSSASSAPCSGVRRKAKGTATSLEEPVTNGTKKKVRSNGSLKSSPSQDYLQIWPSPSSTSNEQRNEDSSSNQQKTTSPAVQVHRPLERSWPPKQQHRKQQAFSQQEQGSEEFSFDIIDTDEQCYPLTGPESGAGGTDFVPGEFFEQSPKQMRHEKVARVVKQSLEGITESAPLATPETDGSLSEHTPLRLGRLEQNVNSDIDCANEATVEMSNQTKAPLRKAIPKPEFNFPDNQYVQPSSSSNEPVETSNDIRIIKPHKPLVRILSNGRGKNASNGPVNSGELLVLDAMKASHIIFPVQNLSPCARSPPSGSSTRSGSPLEHHSPDRHSPVIMHPKPVRPQPRPLTRVGCGRNDLICPPTPTHHARRLRVLAENFGPPDLRTRNVFSPEIVISPETTRYNELVAVTGNRVDQLQVAEGHEDETETDSPMRHLTSTRLPSIPERARGALADPDEPLPPAWEARMDSHGRIFYIDHATRTTSWQRPGAHSGISGPDQHRQQLDRRYQSIRRTIYDRREGSMSRSPPRFGYDSINPRQGASAIAVAINTAQIESLQLDRTAHPALLMICRANFYSMLHTNTDAILIYNRNAALKHMVSRVRRDPGCFGRYQHNRDLVALVNCFASPDKDLPTGWETKVDQSGKQFFIDHANRRTSFMDPRVPTDCPRARHRPEQLITATQTAPAVDIAPIPPPRPPALPRLSIGSPEIPVAYNDKVVAFLRQPNILEILRERHGAAACSRNLRDKINSIRVEGTTALDRLSHDLQLTILLSLFENDIMSYIPVEARSPQGSPNHNNARVPQRAPPPFRRDFEAKLRTFYRKLESKGFGQGPHKLKLHIRRSHLLEDAFRRIMSANKKDLQRGRLAVLWDTEEGLDYGGPSREFFFLLSRELFNPYYGLFEYSANDTYTVQVSPLSAFVDNSHDWFRFSGRVLGLALVHQYLLDAFFTRPFYKALLRLPVALSDLESLDNEFHQSLQWIRDNDIGSGASLGLTFCVTEELLGRVVERELKPGGKNIPVTEKNKREYLERMVKWRLERGVQEQTESLVRGFYEVVDPRLVSVFDARELELVIAGTAEIDLNDWRINTEYRSGYHDGHQVIVWFWHVIEKFSNEQRLRLLQFVTGTSSIPYEGFAALRGSTGPRRFCIEKWGKPNALPRAHTCFNRLDLPPYPTPDVLYEKLLLAVEETNTFGIE